Proteins encoded together in one Amphiprion ocellaris isolate individual 3 ecotype Okinawa unplaced genomic scaffold, ASM2253959v1 Aocel_unscaffolded271, whole genome shotgun sequence window:
- the itgb2 gene encoding integrin beta-2 isoform X1, with amino-acid sequence MFLFLNMDHRMLVLLLMLLSRNVMCQQEEVCSKSVINSCTDCIRSGPYCAWCQQLNFTKAGEQESVRCDTQAQLMERGCKKEEIISPANNVTIIKEDPLSVSFDNQEPVQMSPQKINLKLRPGLPTTFRISFRRVEGYPVDLYYLMDLSNSMKDDLENVKELGRDLFAALKKITEHAQIGFGAFVDKTVLPYTNTNKEKLQRPCDESDQYCQAAFGYRHVLSMTAKENEFKKKVADQFISGNLDSPEGSLDAMMQAAVCGNKIGWRNSSTRLIVLTTDAGFHMAGDGKLAGILEPNDQQCHMENNLYTKSNEMDYPSVGQLATELEKNNIQPIFAVTKNVEDVYKELSKMIPKSEVGVLSSDSKNVVQLIETAYNSLSSKVTVTHDNLPDNVRVVYTPICKYAGPAGDKNGVCDNVHVAQTISFDVTVTADSCMEDTSFTIRPLGIKDTLTVTLSTKCECQCKDPNDKMHQLCTNRGSIVCGICSCMESFIGQNCECSIGNKDEQSLRASCQRNNGTECEGRGDCVCGRCQCHSTNQGGRYRGDFCECDDEHCENYQNKLCGGNGKCDCGTCKCNAGYEGSACQCKASREGCLTKGNTVCNGRGRCICNRCDCKEGYQRPQCLICLGCPDPCQTKLDCIECLGFGSGPFGKICDTNCRNITYDMVDNFAISGKECHQKDSEGCWITFKLNQLVGEDNYEAEILKQRDCPEPPSVIPIIAGSIAGVAVIGIVLLMLIKMLIYMKDLKEFRKFENEKKKSKWAEADNPLFQNATTTVANPTFTGE; translated from the exons AATTTCACCAAAGCAGGTGAACAGGAATCAGTGCGCTGTGACACCCAAGCTCAATTGATGGAAAGAGGTTGCAAGAAGGAAGAAATCATCTCCCCTGCGAACAATGTCACCATTATCAAGGAAGACCCCCTGTCTGTGTCATTTGACAATCAGGAACCTGTCCAGATGAGTCCACAGAAGATAAACCTGAAACTGCGTCCTG GGCTTCCTACCACATTCAGAATTTCTTTTAGGAGAGTTGAAGGTTATCCAGTGGATCTCTACTACCTGATGGACCTTTCTAATTCCATGAAAGATGACTTGGAAAATGTCAAAGAACTGGGGAGAGATCTTTTTGCTGCGCTGAAAAAAATCACGGAACATGCTCAAATAG GATTTGGTGCCTTTGTTGATAAGACAGTCCTTCCTTACACCAACACCAACAAGGAGAAACTGCAGAGGCCATGTGATGAGAGTGACCAATACTGTCAGGCTGCCTTTGGCTACAGACATGTCCTTAGTATGACGGCAAAGGAGAACGAGTTCAAGAAAAAAGTGGCAGACCAGTTCATTTCTGGGAACCTGGACTCTCCTGAAGGGAGTCTGGATGCCATGATGCAGGCTGCTGTATGTGGG AACAAAATAGGTTGGCGGAACAGCAGCACTCGGCTGATTGTGCTGACCACTGATGCTGGATTCCATATGGCTGGGGATGGAAAATTGGCTGGAATACTGGAACCCAATGATCAACAGTGCCACATGGAAAACAACCTTTACACCAAGAGCAATGAGATG GACTATCCATCAGTTGGACAACTAGCTACGgagctggaaaaaaacaatattcagCCCATATttgcagtgacaaaaaatgtagaGGATGTGTACAAG gAACTCTCTAAAATGATCCCAAAATCTGAGGTGGGAGTTCTGTCATCGGATTCTAAAAATGTTGTTCAGTTGATTGAAACTGCCTACAAT AGTTTGTCCTCTAAAGTAACTGTGACCCATGACAATCTTCCTGACAATGTAAGAGTTGTCTATACCCCTATATGTAAATACGCAGGACCAGCAGGGGACAAAAACGGGGtttgtgacaatgtgcatgtggCACAAACT ATTTCTTTTGACGTCACCGTGACAGCAGACTCCTGTATGGAGGACACGTCTTTCACCATCAGACCACTGGGCATTAAAGACACATTGACAGTGACCTTATCTACCAAATGTGAGTGTCAGTGTAAAGACCCAAATGACAAAATGCATCAACTCTGCACCAACAGAGGAAGCATCGTCTGTGGTATTTGCAG TTGCATGGAAAGTTTCATTGGTCAGAACTGCGAGTGCTCCATCGGTAATAAAGATGAACAATCGCTGCGAGCATCCTGTCAGAGGAACAATGGCACTGAGTGTGAGGGTCgaggagactgtgtgtgtggcagGTGCCAGTGCCACAGCACAAACCAAGGAGGCAGGTACCGTGGTGACTTCTGCGAGTGCGACGATGAACACTGTGAGAACTACCAGAACAAGCTATGTGGAG GAAATGGCAAGTGCGACTGTGGCACATGTAAATGCAATGCAGGCTACGAGGGTTCTGCCTGTCAGTGCAAGGCGTCTAGGGAAGGCTGTCTTACCAAAGGCAACACTGTGTGCAATGGCAGAGGGAGGTGCATATGCAACCGCTGTGACTGTAAGGAGGGATACCAGCGCCCACAATGCCTGATATGCCTTGGATGCCCAGACCCATGCCAGACCAAACT GGACTGCATTGAATGCCTTGGCTTTGGCTCTGGTCCCTTTGGAAAAATCTGTGATACGAATTGTAGAAACATTACTTATGACATGGTTGACAACTTTGCTATATCAGGCAAGGAGTGCCACCAGAAGGACAGTGAGGGATGCTGGATTACGTTTAAACTGAACCAGTTGGTTGGAGAGGATAATTACGAGGCGGAAATTCTGAAACAAAGAG ACTGTCCAGAACCACCCAGTGTCATACCTATCATCGCAGGGTCCATTGCAGGTGTGGCTGTCATCGGCATTGTACTTTTGATGCTGATCAAGATGCTGATCTACATGAAGGATCTGAAAGAATTCAGGAAATTTGAGAATGAAAAGAAGAAATCCAAGTGG
- the itgb2 gene encoding integrin beta-2 isoform X2: MDHRMLVLLLMLLSRNVMCQQEEVCSKSVINSCTDCIRSGPYCAWCQQLNFTKAGEQESVRCDTQAQLMERGCKKEEIISPANNVTIIKEDPLSVSFDNQEPVQMSPQKINLKLRPGLPTTFRISFRRVEGYPVDLYYLMDLSNSMKDDLENVKELGRDLFAALKKITEHAQIGFGAFVDKTVLPYTNTNKEKLQRPCDESDQYCQAAFGYRHVLSMTAKENEFKKKVADQFISGNLDSPEGSLDAMMQAAVCGNKIGWRNSSTRLIVLTTDAGFHMAGDGKLAGILEPNDQQCHMENNLYTKSNEMDYPSVGQLATELEKNNIQPIFAVTKNVEDVYKELSKMIPKSEVGVLSSDSKNVVQLIETAYNSLSSKVTVTHDNLPDNVRVVYTPICKYAGPAGDKNGVCDNVHVAQTISFDVTVTADSCMEDTSFTIRPLGIKDTLTVTLSTKCECQCKDPNDKMHQLCTNRGSIVCGICSCMESFIGQNCECSIGNKDEQSLRASCQRNNGTECEGRGDCVCGRCQCHSTNQGGRYRGDFCECDDEHCENYQNKLCGGNGKCDCGTCKCNAGYEGSACQCKASREGCLTKGNTVCNGRGRCICNRCDCKEGYQRPQCLICLGCPDPCQTKLDCIECLGFGSGPFGKICDTNCRNITYDMVDNFAISGKECHQKDSEGCWITFKLNQLVGEDNYEAEILKQRDCPEPPSVIPIIAGSIAGVAVIGIVLLMLIKMLIYMKDLKEFRKFENEKKKSKWAEADNPLFQNATTTVANPTFTGE; encoded by the exons AATTTCACCAAAGCAGGTGAACAGGAATCAGTGCGCTGTGACACCCAAGCTCAATTGATGGAAAGAGGTTGCAAGAAGGAAGAAATCATCTCCCCTGCGAACAATGTCACCATTATCAAGGAAGACCCCCTGTCTGTGTCATTTGACAATCAGGAACCTGTCCAGATGAGTCCACAGAAGATAAACCTGAAACTGCGTCCTG GGCTTCCTACCACATTCAGAATTTCTTTTAGGAGAGTTGAAGGTTATCCAGTGGATCTCTACTACCTGATGGACCTTTCTAATTCCATGAAAGATGACTTGGAAAATGTCAAAGAACTGGGGAGAGATCTTTTTGCTGCGCTGAAAAAAATCACGGAACATGCTCAAATAG GATTTGGTGCCTTTGTTGATAAGACAGTCCTTCCTTACACCAACACCAACAAGGAGAAACTGCAGAGGCCATGTGATGAGAGTGACCAATACTGTCAGGCTGCCTTTGGCTACAGACATGTCCTTAGTATGACGGCAAAGGAGAACGAGTTCAAGAAAAAAGTGGCAGACCAGTTCATTTCTGGGAACCTGGACTCTCCTGAAGGGAGTCTGGATGCCATGATGCAGGCTGCTGTATGTGGG AACAAAATAGGTTGGCGGAACAGCAGCACTCGGCTGATTGTGCTGACCACTGATGCTGGATTCCATATGGCTGGGGATGGAAAATTGGCTGGAATACTGGAACCCAATGATCAACAGTGCCACATGGAAAACAACCTTTACACCAAGAGCAATGAGATG GACTATCCATCAGTTGGACAACTAGCTACGgagctggaaaaaaacaatattcagCCCATATttgcagtgacaaaaaatgtagaGGATGTGTACAAG gAACTCTCTAAAATGATCCCAAAATCTGAGGTGGGAGTTCTGTCATCGGATTCTAAAAATGTTGTTCAGTTGATTGAAACTGCCTACAAT AGTTTGTCCTCTAAAGTAACTGTGACCCATGACAATCTTCCTGACAATGTAAGAGTTGTCTATACCCCTATATGTAAATACGCAGGACCAGCAGGGGACAAAAACGGGGtttgtgacaatgtgcatgtggCACAAACT ATTTCTTTTGACGTCACCGTGACAGCAGACTCCTGTATGGAGGACACGTCTTTCACCATCAGACCACTGGGCATTAAAGACACATTGACAGTGACCTTATCTACCAAATGTGAGTGTCAGTGTAAAGACCCAAATGACAAAATGCATCAACTCTGCACCAACAGAGGAAGCATCGTCTGTGGTATTTGCAG TTGCATGGAAAGTTTCATTGGTCAGAACTGCGAGTGCTCCATCGGTAATAAAGATGAACAATCGCTGCGAGCATCCTGTCAGAGGAACAATGGCACTGAGTGTGAGGGTCgaggagactgtgtgtgtggcagGTGCCAGTGCCACAGCACAAACCAAGGAGGCAGGTACCGTGGTGACTTCTGCGAGTGCGACGATGAACACTGTGAGAACTACCAGAACAAGCTATGTGGAG GAAATGGCAAGTGCGACTGTGGCACATGTAAATGCAATGCAGGCTACGAGGGTTCTGCCTGTCAGTGCAAGGCGTCTAGGGAAGGCTGTCTTACCAAAGGCAACACTGTGTGCAATGGCAGAGGGAGGTGCATATGCAACCGCTGTGACTGTAAGGAGGGATACCAGCGCCCACAATGCCTGATATGCCTTGGATGCCCAGACCCATGCCAGACCAAACT GGACTGCATTGAATGCCTTGGCTTTGGCTCTGGTCCCTTTGGAAAAATCTGTGATACGAATTGTAGAAACATTACTTATGACATGGTTGACAACTTTGCTATATCAGGCAAGGAGTGCCACCAGAAGGACAGTGAGGGATGCTGGATTACGTTTAAACTGAACCAGTTGGTTGGAGAGGATAATTACGAGGCGGAAATTCTGAAACAAAGAG ACTGTCCAGAACCACCCAGTGTCATACCTATCATCGCAGGGTCCATTGCAGGTGTGGCTGTCATCGGCATTGTACTTTTGATGCTGATCAAGATGCTGATCTACATGAAGGATCTGAAAGAATTCAGGAAATTTGAGAATGAAAAGAAGAAATCCAAGTGG